In a genomic window of Pararge aegeria chromosome 7, ilParAegt1.1, whole genome shotgun sequence:
- the LOC120624864 gene encoding vacuolar protein sorting-associated protein 26C isoform X2 produces MEGSVNLQLSSKNTGIFDAFSNSIRPINLINTAIELASAGKIPVGVTEIPFEMPLVSRPNAVGPGLLETYHGVFVNVMYTLKCGMKRSFLNKPLNTSCQFFVQYKPQERAPPKPVRCEITPATLRAAGGGTRANMPAFQLYAEVDSTVCALDAPLTGKIRVDECSAPIKSIELQLVRLETCGHSEGYSKDATEIQNIQVGEGDVCRGRDIPLHMVLPRLFTCPTTATPHFKIEFELNIAVIFEDDYLVTENFPILLLRSR; encoded by the exons ATGGAGGGATCAGTAAATCTGCAACTCAGTTCAAAGAACACCGGCATATTTGATGCATTCTCTAACAGCATAAGG cctattaatttaattaacacaGCTATAGAGTTAGCTTCAGCTGGCAAGATCCCGGTTGGCGTAACAGAGATTCCCTTTGAGATGCCACTGGTGAGCCGACCCAACGCTGTGGGTCCAGGCTTGTTGGAGACGTACCATGGCGTGTTTGTAAATGTGATGTACACACTCAAGTGTGGTATGAAGAGATCATTCCTTAACAAACCACTCAACACCAGCTGCCAGTTCTTTGTGCAGTATAAACCT CAAGAGCGCGCGCCCCCTAAGCCCGTGCGATGCGAGATAACGCCTGCGACGCTTCGGGCAGCGGGCGGTGGGACGCGCGCCAACATGCCCGCGTTCCAACTGTACGCAGAGGTGGATTCCACTGTATGTGCGCTGGACGCGCCGCTCACGGGAAAG ATCCGCGTAGACGAGTGCTCGGCGCCCATCAAGTCGATCGAGTTACAGCTGGTACGACTGGAGACCTGCGGCCACAGCGAAGGCTACTCCAAGGACG CAACGGAGATCCAGAATATCCAAGTGGGTGAGGGCGACGTGTGCCGCGGCCGCGACATTCCGTTGCACATGGTGCTGCCACGCCTCTTCACGTGCCCCACCACCGCCACGCCACACTTCAAGATCG AGTTCGAATTAAATATTGCTGTGATATTTGAAGACGACTACTTGGTGACGGAGAACTTTCCCATACTGTTGCTGAGAAGTAGGTAA
- the LOC120625159 gene encoding protein cereblon-like, giving the protein MEENDSAEDDSQLPQGLLIDDNEMEDGEEQPFDISLPASHSYMGPAQAADGCARAFEPGWLGRVPVIAHHGIVFPGETVPILFTQDADMLSHSVHQDKVFGLLCPDEGGVMASGYGVLCEVYEVLPPADNPEGRGDGSAPLVSFKARATHRFRCLQMPRRVVPVNAFERLRFMEVRVLEDVNFGDPLQQVRLNSLDAQRNDGSRTARRLRSMDAMLTPWPLFVYEIFDFRRMRRKIREFFKSMALDNIPEDPLELSFWTASNMALTPRDRLALFVVDDVLLRLHMEVRLISKKSVLCCAACAIEITRRDYIFAMSTEGVHSNYINLSGIVHDIITVSRVDNTRSSGAASAEYSWFPGYAWTITVCEVCRSHVGWRFDAQRRKLRPQRFYGLCRNYVLPRFDGNLPVQPRTSSRTRRLTSRPPDRAQPAGGVWRSE; this is encoded by the exons ATGGAGGAAAACG ATTCAGCCGAGGATGATTCTCAACTGCCGCAAGGTCTTCTTATTGACGACAATGAGATGGAGGATGGGGAAGAGCAACCATTCGATATTTCACTCCCCGCGTCACACTCG TACATGGGCCCAGCGCAAGCGGCAGACGGTTGCGCGCGCGCCTTTGAGCCTGGCTGGCTGGGCCGCGTGCCTGTCATAGCGCATCACGGTATCGTGTTTCCCGGCGAGACGGTACCCATTCTGTTCACGCAAGACGCGGACATGCTGTCGCACTCCGTCCACCAGGACAAGGTGTTCGGTCTGCTGTGCCCCGA CGAGGGCGGGGTCATGGCGTCAGGCTACGGCGTGCTTTGCGAGGTGTACGAGGTGCTGCCGCCAGCCGACAATCCGGAGGGACGTGGCGACGGCTCGGCGCCGCTGGTGTCCTTCAAGGCGCGCGCTACGCACCGCTTCCGCTGCCTACAGATGCCGCGGCGTGTGGTGCCAGTGAACGCCTTTGAACG ACTGCGCTTCATGGAGGTTCGAGTGCTAGAGGACGTGAACTTCGGCGACCCACTGCAGCAAGTGCGCCTTAATAGCCTCGACGCACAGCGCAACGATGGCTCGCG GACGGCGCGGCGCCTGCGCAGCATGGATGCGATGCTGACGCCGTGGCCGCTGTTCGTGTACGAAATCTTCGACTTCCGACGCATGCGCCGCAAGATCCGCGAGTTCTTCAAGAGCATGGCGCTCG ATAACATCCCCGAGGACCCGTTGGAGCTTTCGTTCTGGACCGCGTCAAACATGGCGCTGACGCCACGCGACCGACTTGCGCTCTTCGTTGTGGACGACGTTCTGTTGAGGCTACACATGGAGGTGCGGCTTATCTCGAAG AAGAGCGTGCTTTGCTGCGCGGCGTGTGCCATCGAGATCACGAGGCGCGACTATATCTTCGCGATGTCCACCGAGGGAGTGCACTCAAACTACATCAACTTGA GCGGGATTGTGCACGACATCATCACGGTGTCACGCGTTGACAACACGCGCTCAAGTGGCGCCGCGTCGGCGGAGTACTCGTGGTTCCCGGGCTACGCCTGGACCATCACCGTGTGCGAAGTCTGCCGCTCGCACGTGGGCTGGAG GTTCGACGCGCAGCGCCGCAAGTTACGGCCTCAACGCTTCTATGGGCTGTGTCGCAATTACGTGTTGCCCCGCTTTGATGGCAACCTGCCCGTGCAACCACGCACGTCGTCGCGCACGCGCCGCCTAACCAGTAGGCCGCCCGACCGTGCGCAACCAGCTGGTGGTGTATGGCGATCCGAATGA
- the LOC120624864 gene encoding vacuolar protein sorting-associated protein 26C isoform X1 — protein sequence MSASLTINLKRASKVYHEGEIIAGVVVVDTSTDLRHEGLTLTMEGSVNLQLSSKNTGIFDAFSNSIRPINLINTAIELASAGKIPVGVTEIPFEMPLVSRPNAVGPGLLETYHGVFVNVMYTLKCGMKRSFLNKPLNTSCQFFVQYKPQERAPPKPVRCEITPATLRAAGGGTRANMPAFQLYAEVDSTVCALDAPLTGKIRVDECSAPIKSIELQLVRLETCGHSEGYSKDATEIQNIQVGEGDVCRGRDIPLHMVLPRLFTCPTTATPHFKIEFELNIAVIFEDDYLVTENFPILLLRSR from the exons ATGTCAGCCAGTCTTACTATCAATCTAAAAAGAGCAAGCAAGGTTTACCATGAAGGG gAGATAATTGCTGGTGTGGTAGTGGTGGATACGTCAACAGACCTGCGCCATGAGGGGCTCACTCTTACCATGGAGGGATCAGTAAATCTGCAACTCAGTTCAAAGAACACCGGCATATTTGATGCATTCTCTAACAGCATAAGG cctattaatttaattaacacaGCTATAGAGTTAGCTTCAGCTGGCAAGATCCCGGTTGGCGTAACAGAGATTCCCTTTGAGATGCCACTGGTGAGCCGACCCAACGCTGTGGGTCCAGGCTTGTTGGAGACGTACCATGGCGTGTTTGTAAATGTGATGTACACACTCAAGTGTGGTATGAAGAGATCATTCCTTAACAAACCACTCAACACCAGCTGCCAGTTCTTTGTGCAGTATAAACCT CAAGAGCGCGCGCCCCCTAAGCCCGTGCGATGCGAGATAACGCCTGCGACGCTTCGGGCAGCGGGCGGTGGGACGCGCGCCAACATGCCCGCGTTCCAACTGTACGCAGAGGTGGATTCCACTGTATGTGCGCTGGACGCGCCGCTCACGGGAAAG ATCCGCGTAGACGAGTGCTCGGCGCCCATCAAGTCGATCGAGTTACAGCTGGTACGACTGGAGACCTGCGGCCACAGCGAAGGCTACTCCAAGGACG CAACGGAGATCCAGAATATCCAAGTGGGTGAGGGCGACGTGTGCCGCGGCCGCGACATTCCGTTGCACATGGTGCTGCCACGCCTCTTCACGTGCCCCACCACCGCCACGCCACACTTCAAGATCG AGTTCGAATTAAATATTGCTGTGATATTTGAAGACGACTACTTGGTGACGGAGAACTTTCCCATACTGTTGCTGAGAAGTAGGTAA